One genomic region from Phragmites australis chromosome 1, lpPhrAust1.1, whole genome shotgun sequence encodes:
- the LOC133911393 gene encoding CRS2-associated factor 2, chloroplastic-like, whose translation MPPPPRPAPFRAGRANLFSSPPPPLPNRHNPQHRSLPLPPLPPRRRRPMNHDEPPSQEQKLRDPVPRTTTTINPAFRTAHLRTSYRKPLPPAAAAGEGEALLAADPTDAAAGRAVVVGPSGVSFRLPGAPFDFQFSYSEAPRASPLAIREPAFLPFAPPTMPRPWTGKAPLLTKEEKARRRGVRLHTPLGQEPLKIVSAHGIMMEVRGRRQMDLARVSAGDGRSREEVLGEPLSPAEVRALVKPHISHNRQLNIGRDGLTHNMLEMIHCHWRHQEICKVRCRGVPTVDMNNICYHLEEKSGGRVIHRVGGVVFLYRGRNYDPRTRPRYPLMLWKPATPAYPKLIKEAPEGLTKEAADEMRRKGRDLLPICKLAKNGIYINLVKDVRDAFEGNDLVKIDCEGLNPSDYKKIGAKLRDLVPCVLLSFDDEQIVMYRGKEWKSRYSKPLTLIPKVPNNNLAMPSAGSQSDTYEATDADTQVPTREVLGSKIFKLWKSALESSLALLLDDAEANALTPDSLLMRVEKSSVTSQAAEHLFTALLVANGEGNTEALSAEYINDESETRSAGHQEDQFEQSPDLSGDEHFEFDMLERLESSAPLGSLPIDTMIEQLNSE comes from the exons atgccgccgccaccgcggccAGCTCCCTTCCGCGCTGGCCGCGCCAACCTCTTCTCCTCCCCGCCACCTCCCCTCCCTAACCGCCATAATCCCCAGCACAGGTCCCTCCCCCTCCCGCCCCttccccctcgccgccgccgccctatGAACCACGACGAGCCACCTTCCCAAGAACAGAAACTGAGAGACCCCGTTCCaagaaccaccaccaccatcaatcCAGCCTTTCGAACGGCCCACCTCCGCACCTCGTACCGGAAGCCCTTGccccccgccgcggccgccggcgagGGCGAGGCCCTCCTTGCGGCCGACCCGACCGACGCCGCCGCGGGGCGCGCCGTCGTCGTGGGCCCCTCGGGCGTCTCCttccgcctccccggcgcgccgTTCGACTTTCAGTTCAGCTACTCTGAGGCGCCCCGCGCCTCGCCGCTGGCCATCCGGGAGCCCGCGTTCCTGCCTTTCGCTCCGCCGACCATGCCGCGGCCGTGGACGGGAAAGGCGCCTCTGCTGACCAAGGAGGAGAAGGCGCGCCGCCGGGGCGTGCGGCTGCACACGCCGCTCGGGCAGGAGCCGCTGAAGATTGTGAGCGCGCACGGGATCATGATGGAGGTGAGGGGAAGGAGGCAGATGGACCTGGCCAGGGTGAGCGCCGGCGATGGAAGGAGccgggaggaggtgctcggggaGCCGCTCAGCCCCGCCGAGGTGCGCGCGCTCGTCAAGCCCCACATCTCGCACAACCGGCAACTCAACATTG GTAGGGATGGCTTGACCCACAACATGTTGGAAATGATACATTGTCACTGGAGGCATCAGGAAATCTGCAAAGTTAGATGCCGAGGAGTTCCAACTGTTGATATGAACAATATCTGTTATCACCTTGAG GAAAAATCAGGTGGCCGGGTAATTCACCGAGTAGGTGGTGTTGTTTTCCTATATAGAGGAAGAAATTATGACCCACGCACTCGTCCTCGCTATCCGCTAATGCTTTGGAAACCTGCTACTCCTGCATATCCAAAACTCATCAAGGAAGCTCCAGAAGGGCTTACAAAAGAAGCAGCTGATGAAATGAGAAGGAAAGGGCGTGATCTACTGCCAATTTGTAAATTAG CAAAAAATGGAATATATATCAATCTTGTCAAGGATGTTCGAGATGCTTTTGAAGGAAATGACCTTGTCAAGATTGACTGCGAGGGGTTGAATCCAAGCGACTACAAAAAGATAGGAGCAAAACTAAGG GATCTTGTTCCTTGTGTTCTTTTATCCTTTGATGACGAGCAGATAGTAATGTACAGAGGCAAGGAATGGAAGTCCAGATACTCGAAGCCTCTGACTCTAATTCCAAAAGTTCCAAATAATAATCTGGCAATGCCATCTGCCGGGAGTCAGTCAG ATACATATGAAGCCACCGATGCGGACACTCAAGTCCCAACAAGAGAAGTATTGGGATCGAAAATTTTTAAATTGTGGAAGAGTGCATTGGAGTCATCTCTGGCATTGTTGCTGGATGATGCTGAAGCAAACGCTCTTACACCTGACTCACTTCTTATGAGGGTGGAGAAGTCCAGTGTTACATCTCAAGCAGCGGAGCACTTATTTACGGCTCTGCTTGTGGCCAATGGTGAGGGGAACACTGAAGCTCTAAGTGCTGAATACATAAACGATGAGTCTGAAACTAGGAGTGCTGGACACCAGGAGGATCAGTTCGAGCAATCACCTGATCTCAGCGGCGATGAACATTTTGAGTTTGACATGCTTGAGCGTTTGGAGTCATCAGCGCCACTGGGATCACTACCGATCGACACTATGATAGAGCAGCTGAACAGTGAGTGA
- the LOC133911401 gene encoding S-adenosylmethionine synthase 1-like produces MAAPRAFHGSRATHPSASSPPTVPSRIKSSSARGRSSNLPEKKAMAAESFLFTSESVNEGHPDKLCDQVSDAVLDACLAQDPDSKVACETCTKTNMVMVFGEITTKATVDYEKIVRDTCREIGFTSDDVGLDADRCKVLVNIEQQSPDIAQGVHGHFTKRPEEIGAGDQGHMFGYATDETPELMPLSHVLATKLGARLTEVRKNGTCAWLRPDGKTQVTVEYINEGGAMVPVRVHTVLISTQHDETVTNDEIAADLKEHVIKPVIPEKYLDEKTIFHLNPSGRFVIGGPHGDAGLTGRKIIIDTYGGWGAHGGGAFSGKDPTKVDRSGAYIARQAAKSIVASGLARRCLVQVSYAIGVPEPLSVFVDSYGTGKIPDKEILKIVKENFDFRPGMITINLDLKKGGNRFIKTAAYGHFGRDDADFTWEVVKPLKSDKASA; encoded by the exons ATGGCGGCCCCGAGAGCATTCCATGGATCCCGTGCCACACATCCGTCTGCCTCTTCTCCCCCTACCGTCCCGTCCCGAATAAAGAGCAGCAGCGCAAG AGGCAGGTCGAGTAATTTACCCGAGAAGAAAGCAATGGCGGCGGAGTCGTTCCTGTTCACCTCCGAGTCCGTGAACGAGGGCCACCCCGACAAGCTCTGCGACCAGGTCTCCGACGCCGTCCTGGACGCCTGCCTCGCGCAGGACCCCGACAGCAAGGTCGCCTGCGAGACCTGCACCAAGACCAACATGGTCATGGTCTTCGGCGAGATCACTACCAAGGCAACCGTCGACTACGAGAAGATTGTGCGCGACACCTGCCGCGagatcggcttcacctccgacgacGTCGGCCTCGACGCCGATCGCTGCAAGGTGCTCGTCAACATCGAGCAGCAGTCCCCCGACATCGCGCAGGGCGTGCACGGCCACTTCACCAAGCGCCCCGAGGAGATCGGCGCCGGCGACCAGGGCCACATGTTCGGGTACGCCACCGACGAGACCCCCGAGCTCATGCCGCTCAGCCACGTGCTCGCCACCAAGCTCGGCGCGCGCCTCACCGAGGTCCGCAAGAATGGCACCTGCGCCTGGCTCAGGCCCGACGGCAAGACCCAGGTCACCGTCGAGTACATCAACGAGGGCGGCGCCATGGTCCCCGTCCGTGTGCACACCGTCCTGATCTCCACCCAGCACGACGAGACCGTCACCAACGACGAGATTGCCGCCGACCTCAAGGAGCATGTCATCAAGCCTGTGATCCCCGAGAAGTACCTCGATGAGAAGACCATCTTCCACCTGAACCCGTCTGGCCGCTTCGTCATCGGTGGCCCTCACGGTGACGCTGGGCTCACCGGCCGCAAGATCATCATCGACACCTACGGTGGCTGGGGAGCCCACGGTGGCGGTGCCTTCTCCGGCAAGGACCCGACCAAGGTCGACCGCAGTGGCGCCTACATTGCCAGGCAGGCTGCCAAGAGCATTGTTGCCAGTGGCCTCGCTCGCCGCTGCCTCGTGCAGGTGTCCTACGCCATTGGTGTGCCTGAGCCTCTGTCAGTGTTCGTCGACTCGTACGGCACCGGCAAGATCCCCGACAAGGAGATCCTCAAGATTGTGAAGGAGAACTTTGACTTCAGGCCTGGGATGATCACCATCAACCTCGACTTGAAGAAAGGCGGCAACAGGTTCATCAAGACCGCAGCCTACGGCCACTTCGGCCGTGACGACGCCGACTTCACCTGGGAGGTGGTCAAGCCCCTCAAGTCCGACAAGGCATCTGCTTAA